The following are encoded in a window of Anser cygnoides isolate HZ-2024a breed goose chromosome 33, Taihu_goose_T2T_genome, whole genome shotgun sequence genomic DNA:
- the SETDB1 gene encoding histone-lysine N-methyltransferase SETDB1 isoform X6: protein MDSQEIKELQQEVMEELGISMEELQDIIDEELEKFECVKQRKQQLEELEKCVKQKEEEVAHVDRLFDDASRAIDKCEILVKDLYSKLGLQYRESSSEDEDLAAKPTEVIEIPDEDDDDVMSIDLGWKNSDTNPKIVKDQTLLREAMAAMRKSAQDVQKFMDAVNKKTNAQDALKDVQTPQQTPATLPSVGPAAAGSDLSNDGDLNIGMRILGKKRTKTWHKGTLIAIQSVGAGKKYKVKFDNKGKSLLSGNHIAYDYHPSPEKHYVGSRVVAKYKDGNQVWLYAGIVAETPNMKNKDRFLIFFDDGYASYVKEWELYPICRPLKKTWEDIEDVSCRDFIEEYITAYPNRPMVLLKNGQLIKTEWEGTWWKSRVEEVDGSLVKILFLDDKRCEWIYRGSTRLEPMFSMKTSTASTQEKKQSGQARTRPNVGAVRSKGPVVQYTQDLTGAGTQYKPLEQMQAASLAARSNSPQHAEMEHWSPAALHSSTWTDLLTDLNDLQGTENSGSVVGLGGREPNQIKLSYGQVTHMPPPTRGPSGMFSEVRVCAEGGLDEGGTQPCDEGSMFENTRVPEHVLWDFNNFVGERDAVPVHFCHQCGFPIRIYGRLAPCQHVFCRDCALLHGQKGERRCPNCKEPVQQVKFYSPDAL from the exons ATGGATTCCCAGGAGATCAAAGAGCTGCAGCAAGAAGTGATGGAGGAACTGGGGATCTCCATGGAAGAGCTCCAGGACATCATCGACGAGGAGCTGGAGAAGTTTGAATGCGTaaagcagaggaagcagcagttggaggagctggagaagtgtgtgaaacagaaggaagaagaggtggCTCATGTTGACCGGCTCTTTGATGATGCTTCGAG agcCATTGATAAATGTGAGATACTGGTAAAAGATCTGTACTCCAAGCTAGGCCTCCAGTATCGCGAGAGCAGTTCTGAAGACGAGGACTTGGCCGCCAAGCCTACGGAAGTGATTGAGATCCCAGAtgaggatgatgatgatgtCATGAGTATCGATTTGGGCTGGAAGAACA GTGATACTAATCCCAAAATTGTAAAGGATCAGACTCTG ctGCGTGAAGCCATGGCTGCAATGAGAAAATCTGCCCAGGATGTTCAGAAATTTATGGATGCTgtgaacaagaaaacaaatgcccAGGATGCACTAAAAG ATGTGCAGACCCCTCAGCAAACTCCTGCCACTCTCCCGTCTGTtggacctgctgcagctgggagcgATCTCAGCAATGATGGTGATCTGAACATTGGCATGAGGATCCTGGGCAAGAAGAGAACCAAAACATGGCACAAAGGAACTCTGATTGCCATCCAGTCTGTCG GTGCTGGTAAGAAGTACAAAGTAAAATTTGACAACAAAGGGAAGAGTTTGCTTTCTGGCAATCATATTGCTTATGACTATCACCCCTCCCCGGAGAAACACTACGTTGGGAGCAGGGTTGTGGCAAAGTACAAAGATGGGAATCAGGTTTGGCTGTACGCTGGCATTGTGGCTGAAACCCCAAACATGAAGAATAAAGACAG GTTCCTGATCTTCTTTGATGATGGCTATGCTTCATATGTCAAGGAGTGGGAGCTGTACCCAATCTGCAGGCCAC TTAAAAAGACTTGGGAAGACATAGAAGATGTTTCTTGTCGTGATTTCATTGAGGAGTACATCACAGCCTACCCCAACCGTCCCATGGTGCTGCTGAAGAATGGCCAGCTGATCAAAACAGAATGGGAGGGGACCTGGTGGAAATCCAGAGTGGAAGAAGTGGATGGCAGCCTGGTCAAAATCCTTTTCCTG GATGACAAACGCTGTGAGTGGATTTACCGGGGTTCCACACGCCTCGAGCCCATGTTTAGCATGAAAACTTCCACAGCCTCTACccaagaaaagaagcaaagtgGACAAGCAAGAACTCGTCCCAATGTCG GTGCTGTCCGGAGCAAAGGGCCTGTAGTACAATATACACAAGATTTAACCGGAGCCGGTACTCAGTACAAACCCCTAGAGCAAATGCAGGCAGCTTCGCTGGCTGCACGGTCCAATTCTCCACAGCATGCTGAGATGGA GCACTGGTCTCCGGCTGCCTTGCATTCCTCCACTTGGACTGACCTGCTCACAGACCTCAATGACTTACAAGGCACTGAGAACTCAGGATCAGTGGTTGGTCTTGGTGGTCGCGAACCAAACCAGATAAAACTAAGCTACGGCCAAGTCACACACATGCCTCCTCCCACCAGGGGCCCAAGTGGGATGTTCTCAGAGGTGCGggtttgtgctgaaggaggCCTGGATGAAGGAGGAACTCAGCCTTGTGACGAAGGGAGCATGTTTGAGAACACCAGGGTACCTGAGCATGTGCTCTGGGACTTTAATAACTTTGTAGGGGAGAGAGATGCTGTCCCAGTTCATTTTTGTCACCAGTGTGGATTTCCCATCCGAATTTATGGACGCCTGGCTCCCTGCCAGCATGTTTTCTGTCGTGACTGTGCCTTGCTACATGggcaaaagggagaaaggagatgCCCCAACTGTAAGGAACCTGTGCAGCAAGTGAAGTTTTACTCACCAGATGCTCTTTAG
- the SETDB1 gene encoding histone-lysine N-methyltransferase SETDB1 isoform X5 yields the protein MDSQEIKELQQEVMEELGISMEELQDIIDEELEKFECVKQRKQQLEELEKCVKQKEEEVAHVDRLFDDASRAIDKCEILVKDLYSKLGLQYRESSSEDEDLAAKPTEVIEIPDEDDDDVMSIDLGWKNSDTNPKIVKDQTLLREAMAAMRKSAQDVQKFMDAVNKKTNAQDALKDVQTPQQTPATLPSVGPAAAGSDLSNDGDLNIGMRILGKKRTKTWHKGTLIAIQSVGAGKKYKVKFDNKGKSLLSGNHIAYDYHPSPEKHYVGSRVVAKYKDGNQVWLYAGIVAETPNMKNKDRFLIFFDDGYASYVKEWELYPICRPLKKTWEDIEDVSCRDFIEEYITAYPNRPMVLLKNGQLIKTEWEGTWWKSRVEEVDGSLVKILFLDDKRCEWIYRGSTRLEPMFSMKTSTASTQEKKQSGQARTRPNVGAVRSKGPVVQYTQDLTGAGTQYKPLEQMQAASLAARSNSPQHAEMECSDSQLAQSRKQVAKKSTSFRPGSVGSGQSSPSSPVLSDTPPAGRTGASQQHRFSSGQAGAGTAQTFHGMMDRVPNEPSYRAPLEKLFYLPHVCSYTCLSRVRPIRSDQYRSKNPLLIPLLYDFRRMTARRRVNRKMGFHVIYKTPCGLCLRTMQEIERYLFETDCDFLFLEMFCLDPYVLVDRKFQPYKPYYYIADITKGREDVPLSCVNEIDNTPPPQVAYSKERIPGKGVYINTSWEFLVGCDCKDGCRDKSKCACHQLTVQATGCTPGGQINPNSGYQHKRLEECLPTGENSHR from the exons ATGGATTCCCAGGAGATCAAAGAGCTGCAGCAAGAAGTGATGGAGGAACTGGGGATCTCCATGGAAGAGCTCCAGGACATCATCGACGAGGAGCTGGAGAAGTTTGAATGCGTaaagcagaggaagcagcagttggaggagctggagaagtgtgtgaaacagaaggaagaagaggtggCTCATGTTGACCGGCTCTTTGATGATGCTTCGAG agcCATTGATAAATGTGAGATACTGGTAAAAGATCTGTACTCCAAGCTAGGCCTCCAGTATCGCGAGAGCAGTTCTGAAGACGAGGACTTGGCCGCCAAGCCTACGGAAGTGATTGAGATCCCAGAtgaggatgatgatgatgtCATGAGTATCGATTTGGGCTGGAAGAACA GTGATACTAATCCCAAAATTGTAAAGGATCAGACTCTG ctGCGTGAAGCCATGGCTGCAATGAGAAAATCTGCCCAGGATGTTCAGAAATTTATGGATGCTgtgaacaagaaaacaaatgcccAGGATGCACTAAAAG ATGTGCAGACCCCTCAGCAAACTCCTGCCACTCTCCCGTCTGTtggacctgctgcagctgggagcgATCTCAGCAATGATGGTGATCTGAACATTGGCATGAGGATCCTGGGCAAGAAGAGAACCAAAACATGGCACAAAGGAACTCTGATTGCCATCCAGTCTGTCG GTGCTGGTAAGAAGTACAAAGTAAAATTTGACAACAAAGGGAAGAGTTTGCTTTCTGGCAATCATATTGCTTATGACTATCACCCCTCCCCGGAGAAACACTACGTTGGGAGCAGGGTTGTGGCAAAGTACAAAGATGGGAATCAGGTTTGGCTGTACGCTGGCATTGTGGCTGAAACCCCAAACATGAAGAATAAAGACAG GTTCCTGATCTTCTTTGATGATGGCTATGCTTCATATGTCAAGGAGTGGGAGCTGTACCCAATCTGCAGGCCAC TTAAAAAGACTTGGGAAGACATAGAAGATGTTTCTTGTCGTGATTTCATTGAGGAGTACATCACAGCCTACCCCAACCGTCCCATGGTGCTGCTGAAGAATGGCCAGCTGATCAAAACAGAATGGGAGGGGACCTGGTGGAAATCCAGAGTGGAAGAAGTGGATGGCAGCCTGGTCAAAATCCTTTTCCTG GATGACAAACGCTGTGAGTGGATTTACCGGGGTTCCACACGCCTCGAGCCCATGTTTAGCATGAAAACTTCCACAGCCTCTACccaagaaaagaagcaaagtgGACAAGCAAGAACTCGTCCCAATGTCG GTGCTGTCCGGAGCAAAGGGCCTGTAGTACAATATACACAAGATTTAACCGGAGCCGGTACTCAGTACAAACCCCTAGAGCAAATGCAGGCAGCTTCGCTGGCTGCACGGTCCAATTCTCCACAGCATGCTGAGATGGA ATGCTCTGACAGTCAGCTGGCCCAGTCGAGAAAGCAAGTGGCCAAGAAAAGCACTTCCTTCCGTCCTGGCTCTGTGGGCTCTGGGCAGTCTTCACCTTCTTCACCTGTTCTAAGTGATACACCTCCTGCCGGAAGGACCGGCGCATCCCAGCAACATCG GTTCTCAAGTGGCCAGGCAGGCGCTGGCACAGCACAGACCTTCCACGGCATGATGGACCGTGTGCCCAATGAGCCCTCTTACCGAGCCCCGCTGGAGAAACTATTCTACCTGCCGCATGTCTGCAGCTACACCTGCCTGTCCCGCGTCCGTCCCATCCGCAGCGATCAGTACCGCAGCAAGAATCCCCTGCTCATCCCGCTGCTCTACGACTTCAGGCGGATGACAGCCCGCAGACGGGTTAACCGCAAGATGGGCTTCCATGTCATCTACAAGACACCGTGCGGGCTGTGCCTGCGAACCATGCAGGAAATTGAGCGCTACCTTTTTGAGACAGACTGTGACTTCCTTTTCCTGGAGATGTTCTGCTTGGACCCATATGTGCTGGTAGATCGCAAGTTCCAGCCCTACAAACCCTACTACTACATTGCAGACATTACCAAGGGAAGGGAGGATGTGCCACTGTCTTGTGTCAATGAGATTGATAACACCCCGCCACCACAGGTGGCCTACAGCAAAGAGCGCATCCCAGGCAAAGGGGTGTACATCAACACCAGCTGGGAGTTCCTCGTGGGCTGTGACTGCAAAGACGGCTGCAGAGACAA